From the genome of Notolabrus celidotus isolate fNotCel1 chromosome 5, fNotCel1.pri, whole genome shotgun sequence, one region includes:
- the zmp:0000001168 gene encoding signal-induced proliferation-associated protein 1 isoform X2 yields the protein MQSDDLFIRKFRRQNMRPPIATVNFDPKREAGVVEWPPRREGDGVDGDSLTPSRVGLTLRSVGRGHIMQRSNSDVTLGDLDSSGKAGGKSARVAGEKAGVGAQGDSGVLLHREYGSLSSLERQTQAQEASCADQGPLSPNALRFKDPFLLLGLQGNPPEPDGFFRGLTLSTGDSPKPAKPPKPEGLSKKSKPVPSLIPQPGPYDNIGGGAWVRNFAHYDVQSILFDLTEAATNRDSIGRKKNITSGASAASQLRPLSQATPSSPAQGGGGNGGIADDPEQSLLLDEGDGNDNELLLSCPHFRNETGGEEQVGLGRSQGRRGLWSSLRTPNDAVSVLEEPRESHIQQQGKSNYFIEHADLGAHYYRKYFYMKEHQNFFGMDDRLGPVAISFRREEKEGSSGAQYNYRIIFRTTEMKTLRGSILEESVPSAARHTTPRGLSPKRLLEFIMPELNLHCLRLASNSPKVRDTLLKLDEQGLNFQRKVGVMYCRAGQSSEEDMYNNESSGPAFEEFLDLLGERVRLKGWEKYRAQLDNKTDSTGTHSLYTRYQDYEIMFHVSTMLPYTANNTQQLLRKRHIGNDIVTIVFQEPGALPFTPKSIRSHFQHVFIIVQVHEPCTDNTYYRVAVTRSKDMPLFGPLFPKGARFPRSPALRDFLLAKAVNAENAAEKSEKFRSMATRTRQEYLKDLAENYVTTTPIDSSTKFPLLSLGGKRKDKLKGTKGAELHSAGALVWAVMVNSWGEDGEVEEHKLPCLLGVSAESVVLIERCTRRVVFNCSCRDVIGWKAVTEVKEGGPCLDIFYERGESVSIGVMETQAEDIKEVVQRLELVTRGCEAFEVTPLRDGVGQPGFLMNEEGFVTELQRFCYAESGGLQLWARVVRLCGHSLVHLSPEERTRLLRTAHKIHITVIPPDENGKPRRSFSELYQKAIKDAECKPGEDQSGEAWVLDEREEEEEEEEEEEEEEEEEREEEVTEEDMLKAGGADEVDIIEVGAVESEGNLCDKEQSERSHAMLIPPPSLPLLRATSLQDQPANQSEEGSGPQLTRSCSLERTSYRDTCDGHVYDNVGLKGDRHIYENVGELRDATPDLILAVKPKVPLEDEQFMGAEFGDDKASASDSSSRLSCVDRAERNSRALSLHNSITKILSETTDSTEEEWQSIADLATACRSILEALSREDRKAGDPSQAGADQTDGKLRDSKDSDSPGHLEEKVSQLEAMLKKLQDDLQKLP from the exons ATGCAGTCAGATGATCTCTTCATCCGCAAGTTTCGCCGTCAGAACATGCGGCCGCCAATTGCTACAGTGAACTTTGACCCCAAACGGGAGGCAGGTGTGGTAGAGTGGCCACCCAGGAGGGAGGGTGATGGAGTGGATGGAGACAGCCTCACTCCGAGCCGTGTGGGCTTGACCCTTAGATCAGTGGGCCGGGGCCACATCATGCAGAGAAGTAACAGTGATGTAACTTTGGGGGACTTGGACTCCTCCGGAAAGGCTGGAGGGAAATCTGCTCGAGTAGCTGGTGAGAAAGCAGGTGTAGGAGCTCAAGGGGACTCAGGTGTTCTGCTGCATAGAGAATACGGCAGCTTGTCCTCGCTGGAGAGACAGACTCAAGCCCAGGAGGCGAGCTGTGCAGATCAGGGACCTTTGAGTCCAAATGCTCTCCGCTTCAAAGACCCTTTCCTGCTTTTAGGACTGCAAGGCAACCCGCCAGAGCCTGACGGATTCTTTCGAGGTCTGACTCTTTCCACAGGGGACTCCCCAAAACCTGCCAAGCCGCCGAAGCCTGAAGGTCTAAGTAAGAAGAGCAAACCTGTGCCTTCTCTGATTCCCCAACCAGGTCCGTATGACAACATCGGGGGCGGAGCCTGGGTGAGGAATTTTGCCCACTATGATGTTCAGAGCATCCTGTTTGACCTCACTGAGGCAGCTACAAACAGAGACAGCATTGGACGGAAGAAGAACATCACCTCAGGGGCTTCAGCCGCCTCCCAGCTGAGGCCTCTCTCCCAGGCCACCCCGTCCTCACCTGCTCAGGGCGGGGGAGGCAACGGGGGGATCGCTGATGACCCCGAGCAGTCGCTGCTGCTGGACGAAGGGGACGGCAACGATAACGAACTCCTGCTTAGCTGCCCACACTTCCGCAATGAGACAGGGGGAGAGGAGCAGGTGGGTCTGGGTAGATCCCAGGGGAGGCGAGGACTCTGGTCCAGCTTACGGACCCCCAATGATGCAGTGTCGGTCCTGGAGGAGCCCAGAGAGAGTCACATCCAACAACAGGGCAAAAGCAACTACTTCATAGAGCATGCAGATCTGGGAGCCCATTACTATCGCAAATACTTCTACATGAAAG AACACCAGAATTTCTTCGGCATGGACGATCGCCTCGGTCCGGTAGCCATCAGTTTCCGTcgtgaggagaaggagggatcCAGTGGAGCTCAGTACAATTACAGAATCATCTTCCGCACCACAGAG ATGAAGACACTGCGAGGTTCCATCCTTGAGGAGTCTGTGCCTTCTGCTGCTCGACACACGACCCCCAGAGGCTTGTCTCCTAAGAGGCTACTGGAGTTCATCATGCCTGAGCTGAACCTGCACTGCCTCCGCTTGGCCTCAAACTCCCCCAAGGTCCGCGACACCCTGCTGAAACTCGACGAACAAGGG CTGAATTTTCAGAGAAAGGTTGGCGTGATGTACTGCCGGGCCGGGCAGAGCTCGGAGGAAGACATGTACAACAACGAGAGCTCAGGGCCGGCCTTTGAGGAGTTTCTGGATCTGCTTGGGGAGCGGGTGCGCCTGAAGGGCTGGGAGAAATACCGAGCTCAGCTGGACAACAAGA CGGACTCAACCGGGACACACTCTCTCTACACGCGCTACCAGGACTATGAGATTATGTTTCATGTGTCCACGATGCTGCCCTACACAGCCAACAACACGCAGCAG TTGCTGAGGAAGCGACACATTGGTAACGACATCGTGACAATCGTGTTCCAGGAGCCAGGCGCCCTGCCCTTCACTCCCAAATCCATCCGTTCTCACTTCCAGCATGTCTTCATCATTGTGCAGGTTCACGAGCCCTGCACTGACAACACCTACTACAG agtGGCAGTGACTCGTTCAAAAGACATGCCATTATTTGGCCCACTGTTCCCTAAGGGTGCCCGCTTCCCTCGCTCACCCGCTTTAAGAGACTTCCTCTTGGCAAAGGCGGTGAATGCTGAAAACGCTGCAGAGAAGTCAGAAAAGTTCCGCTCCATGGCCACCCGCACACGGCAGGAATACCTGAAGGACCTTGCAGAGAACTACGTCACCACCACACCCATCGACTCCTCCACCAAGTTCCCCCTGCTCTCTCTGGGAGGAAAACGCAAGGACAAGCTGAAGGGCACTAAAGGGGCGGAGCTGCACAGTGCCGGGGCGCTGGTGTGGGCTGTGATGGTTAACAGCTGGGGAGAAGACGGGGAGGTAGAGGAGCACAAGCTGCCCTGTCTGCTGGGGGTGTCGGCCGAGTCCGTTGTCCTCATTGAGAGGTGTACACGAAGGGTGGTGTTTAACTGCTCCTGTCGGGATGTGATTGGTTGGAAGGCGGTGACAGAGGTGAAGGAGGGGGGACCATGCTTGGATATCTTCTATGAGCGTGGAGAGTCAGTGTCTATAGGTGTGATGGAGACTCAGGCGGAGGACATCAAAGAAGTGGTGCAGAGACTGGAG CTGGTCACACGGGGTTGCGAGGCTTTTGAGGTCACCCCCCTGCGTGATGGTGTCGGACAGCCGGGCTTCCTCATGAATGAAGAGGGCTTTGTGACGGAGCTGCAGCGGTTCTGTTATGCCGAGAGCGGAGGTTTGCAGCTTTGGGCTCGTGTTGTGCGGCTCTGCGGACACTCCCTGGTTCACCTCAGCCCAGAAGAGAGAACCAGGCTGCTCCGCACAGCACACAAAATCCACATCACCGTAATCCCACCAGACGAGAACGGGAAACCTCGCAG AAGTTTCTCGGAGCTCTACCAGAAAGCCATTAAAGATGCAGAGTGTAAACCCGGCGAGGATCAGTCTGGGGAGGCCTGGGTGCTGGAcgagagggaagaagaagaagaagaagaagaagaagaagaagaagaggaagaagaagaaagggaggaagaaGTGACGGAGGAAGACATGCTGAAGGCTGGTGGGGCTGATGAAGTGGACATAATTGAGGTGGGGGCTGTGGAAAGTGAAGGGAACCTGTGTGATAAAGAGCAAAGTGAGAGAAGTCATGCCATGCTTATCCCGCCGCCCAGTTTACCTTTGCTACGAGCCACTTCTCTGCAGGACcaaccagccaatcagagcgagGAGGGAAGCGGCCCACAGCTCACACGCAGCTGCTCATTGGAGAGAACATCCTACAGGGATACATGTGACGG GCACGTGTATGACAATGTGGGACTGAAGGGCGACCGCCACATCTACGAGAATGTGGGCGAGCTGAGAGATGCCACACCTGATCTGATCCTGGCTGTCAAACCCAAAGTTCCCCTGGAGGACGAACAG tTCATGGGGGCTGAGTTTGGTGATGACAAAGCTTCTGCGAGTGACTCTTCCTCCCGGCTGTCGTGTGTTGACCGAGCTGAAAGAAATTCCAGAGCTCTGAGTCTTCATAACTCCATCACTAAGA TCCTCTCAGAGACGACAGATTCCACCGAGGAGGAATGGCAGTCCATCGCTGACCTGGCTACCGCCTGCCGTAGCATCCTGGAGGCTCTGTCACGAGAGG
- the zmp:0000001168 gene encoding signal-induced proliferation-associated protein 1 isoform X3 produces the protein MQSDDLFIRKFRRQNMRPPIATVNFDPKREAGVVEWPPRREGDGVDGDSLTPSRVGLTLRSVGRGHIMQRSNSDVTLGDLDSSGKAGGKSARVAGEKAGVGAQGDSGVLLHREYGSLSSLERQTQAQEASCADQGPLSPNALRFKDPFLLLGLQGNPPEPDGFFRGLTLSTGDSPKPAKPPKPEGLSKKSKPVPSLIPQPGPYDNIGGGAWVRNFAHYDVQSILFDLTEAATNRDSIGRKKNITSGASAASQLRPLSQATPSSPAQGGGGNGGIADDPEQSLLLDEGDGNDNELLLSCPHFRNETGGEEQVGLGRSQGRRGLWSSLRTPNDAVSVLEEPRESHIQQQGKSNYFIEHADLGAHYYRKYFYMKEHQNFFGMDDRLGPVAISFRREEKEGSSGAQYNYRIIFRTTEMKTLRGSILEESVPSAARHTTPRGLSPKRLLEFIMPELNLHCLRLASNSPKVRDTLLKLDEQGLNFQRKVGVMYCRAGQSSEEDMYNNESSGPAFEEFLDLLGERVRLKGWEKYRAQLDNKTDSTGTHSLYTRYQDYEIMFHVSTMLPYTANNTQQLLRKRHIGNDIVTIVFQEPGALPFTPKSIRSHFQHVFIIVQVHEPCTDNTYYRVAVTRSKDMPLFGPLFPKGARFPRSPALRDFLLAKAVNAENAAEKSEKFRSMATRTRQEYLKDLAENYVTTTPIDSSTKFPLLSLGGKRKDKLKGTKGAELHSAGALVWAVMVNSWGEDGEVEEHKLPCLLGVSAESVVLIERCTRRVVFNCSCRDVIGWKAVTEVKEGGPCLDIFYERGESVSIGVMETQAEDIKEVVQRLELVTRGCEAFEVTPLRDGVGQPGFLMNEEGFVTELQRFCYAESGGLQLWARVVRLCGHSLVHLSPEERTRLLRTAHKIHITVIPPDENGKPRRSFSELYQKAIKDAECKPGEDQSGEAWVLDEREEEEEEEEEEEEEEEEEREEEVTEEDMLKAGGADEVDIIEVGAVESEGNLCDKEQSERSHAMLIPPPSLPLLRATSLQDQPANQSEEGSGPQLTRSCSLERTSYRDTCDGHVYDNVGLKGDRHIYENVGELRDATPDLILAVKPKVPLEDEQFMGAEFGDDKASASDSSSRLSCVDRAERNSRALSLHNSITKILSETTDSTEEEWQSIADLATACRSILEALSREDRKAGDPSQAGADQTDGKLRDSKDRSPRGESIPAGSYAEEAAR, from the exons ATGCAGTCAGATGATCTCTTCATCCGCAAGTTTCGCCGTCAGAACATGCGGCCGCCAATTGCTACAGTGAACTTTGACCCCAAACGGGAGGCAGGTGTGGTAGAGTGGCCACCCAGGAGGGAGGGTGATGGAGTGGATGGAGACAGCCTCACTCCGAGCCGTGTGGGCTTGACCCTTAGATCAGTGGGCCGGGGCCACATCATGCAGAGAAGTAACAGTGATGTAACTTTGGGGGACTTGGACTCCTCCGGAAAGGCTGGAGGGAAATCTGCTCGAGTAGCTGGTGAGAAAGCAGGTGTAGGAGCTCAAGGGGACTCAGGTGTTCTGCTGCATAGAGAATACGGCAGCTTGTCCTCGCTGGAGAGACAGACTCAAGCCCAGGAGGCGAGCTGTGCAGATCAGGGACCTTTGAGTCCAAATGCTCTCCGCTTCAAAGACCCTTTCCTGCTTTTAGGACTGCAAGGCAACCCGCCAGAGCCTGACGGATTCTTTCGAGGTCTGACTCTTTCCACAGGGGACTCCCCAAAACCTGCCAAGCCGCCGAAGCCTGAAGGTCTAAGTAAGAAGAGCAAACCTGTGCCTTCTCTGATTCCCCAACCAGGTCCGTATGACAACATCGGGGGCGGAGCCTGGGTGAGGAATTTTGCCCACTATGATGTTCAGAGCATCCTGTTTGACCTCACTGAGGCAGCTACAAACAGAGACAGCATTGGACGGAAGAAGAACATCACCTCAGGGGCTTCAGCCGCCTCCCAGCTGAGGCCTCTCTCCCAGGCCACCCCGTCCTCACCTGCTCAGGGCGGGGGAGGCAACGGGGGGATCGCTGATGACCCCGAGCAGTCGCTGCTGCTGGACGAAGGGGACGGCAACGATAACGAACTCCTGCTTAGCTGCCCACACTTCCGCAATGAGACAGGGGGAGAGGAGCAGGTGGGTCTGGGTAGATCCCAGGGGAGGCGAGGACTCTGGTCCAGCTTACGGACCCCCAATGATGCAGTGTCGGTCCTGGAGGAGCCCAGAGAGAGTCACATCCAACAACAGGGCAAAAGCAACTACTTCATAGAGCATGCAGATCTGGGAGCCCATTACTATCGCAAATACTTCTACATGAAAG AACACCAGAATTTCTTCGGCATGGACGATCGCCTCGGTCCGGTAGCCATCAGTTTCCGTcgtgaggagaaggagggatcCAGTGGAGCTCAGTACAATTACAGAATCATCTTCCGCACCACAGAG ATGAAGACACTGCGAGGTTCCATCCTTGAGGAGTCTGTGCCTTCTGCTGCTCGACACACGACCCCCAGAGGCTTGTCTCCTAAGAGGCTACTGGAGTTCATCATGCCTGAGCTGAACCTGCACTGCCTCCGCTTGGCCTCAAACTCCCCCAAGGTCCGCGACACCCTGCTGAAACTCGACGAACAAGGG CTGAATTTTCAGAGAAAGGTTGGCGTGATGTACTGCCGGGCCGGGCAGAGCTCGGAGGAAGACATGTACAACAACGAGAGCTCAGGGCCGGCCTTTGAGGAGTTTCTGGATCTGCTTGGGGAGCGGGTGCGCCTGAAGGGCTGGGAGAAATACCGAGCTCAGCTGGACAACAAGA CGGACTCAACCGGGACACACTCTCTCTACACGCGCTACCAGGACTATGAGATTATGTTTCATGTGTCCACGATGCTGCCCTACACAGCCAACAACACGCAGCAG TTGCTGAGGAAGCGACACATTGGTAACGACATCGTGACAATCGTGTTCCAGGAGCCAGGCGCCCTGCCCTTCACTCCCAAATCCATCCGTTCTCACTTCCAGCATGTCTTCATCATTGTGCAGGTTCACGAGCCCTGCACTGACAACACCTACTACAG agtGGCAGTGACTCGTTCAAAAGACATGCCATTATTTGGCCCACTGTTCCCTAAGGGTGCCCGCTTCCCTCGCTCACCCGCTTTAAGAGACTTCCTCTTGGCAAAGGCGGTGAATGCTGAAAACGCTGCAGAGAAGTCAGAAAAGTTCCGCTCCATGGCCACCCGCACACGGCAGGAATACCTGAAGGACCTTGCAGAGAACTACGTCACCACCACACCCATCGACTCCTCCACCAAGTTCCCCCTGCTCTCTCTGGGAGGAAAACGCAAGGACAAGCTGAAGGGCACTAAAGGGGCGGAGCTGCACAGTGCCGGGGCGCTGGTGTGGGCTGTGATGGTTAACAGCTGGGGAGAAGACGGGGAGGTAGAGGAGCACAAGCTGCCCTGTCTGCTGGGGGTGTCGGCCGAGTCCGTTGTCCTCATTGAGAGGTGTACACGAAGGGTGGTGTTTAACTGCTCCTGTCGGGATGTGATTGGTTGGAAGGCGGTGACAGAGGTGAAGGAGGGGGGACCATGCTTGGATATCTTCTATGAGCGTGGAGAGTCAGTGTCTATAGGTGTGATGGAGACTCAGGCGGAGGACATCAAAGAAGTGGTGCAGAGACTGGAG CTGGTCACACGGGGTTGCGAGGCTTTTGAGGTCACCCCCCTGCGTGATGGTGTCGGACAGCCGGGCTTCCTCATGAATGAAGAGGGCTTTGTGACGGAGCTGCAGCGGTTCTGTTATGCCGAGAGCGGAGGTTTGCAGCTTTGGGCTCGTGTTGTGCGGCTCTGCGGACACTCCCTGGTTCACCTCAGCCCAGAAGAGAGAACCAGGCTGCTCCGCACAGCACACAAAATCCACATCACCGTAATCCCACCAGACGAGAACGGGAAACCTCGCAG AAGTTTCTCGGAGCTCTACCAGAAAGCCATTAAAGATGCAGAGTGTAAACCCGGCGAGGATCAGTCTGGGGAGGCCTGGGTGCTGGAcgagagggaagaagaagaagaagaagaagaagaagaagaagaagaggaagaagaagaaagggaggaagaaGTGACGGAGGAAGACATGCTGAAGGCTGGTGGGGCTGATGAAGTGGACATAATTGAGGTGGGGGCTGTGGAAAGTGAAGGGAACCTGTGTGATAAAGAGCAAAGTGAGAGAAGTCATGCCATGCTTATCCCGCCGCCCAGTTTACCTTTGCTACGAGCCACTTCTCTGCAGGACcaaccagccaatcagagcgagGAGGGAAGCGGCCCACAGCTCACACGCAGCTGCTCATTGGAGAGAACATCCTACAGGGATACATGTGACGG GCACGTGTATGACAATGTGGGACTGAAGGGCGACCGCCACATCTACGAGAATGTGGGCGAGCTGAGAGATGCCACACCTGATCTGATCCTGGCTGTCAAACCCAAAGTTCCCCTGGAGGACGAACAG tTCATGGGGGCTGAGTTTGGTGATGACAAAGCTTCTGCGAGTGACTCTTCCTCCCGGCTGTCGTGTGTTGACCGAGCTGAAAGAAATTCCAGAGCTCTGAGTCTTCATAACTCCATCACTAAGA TCCTCTCAGAGACGACAGATTCCACCGAGGAGGAATGGCAGTCCATCGCTGACCTGGCTACCGCCTGCCGTAGCATCCTGGAGGCTCTGTCACGAGAGG
- the zmp:0000001168 gene encoding signal-induced proliferation-associated protein 1 isoform X1, producing MQSDDLFIRKFRRQNMRPPIATVNFDPKREAGVVEWPPRREGDGVDGDSLTPSRVGLTLRSVGRGHIMQRSNSDVTLGDLDSSGKAGGKSARVAGEKAGVGAQGDSGVLLHREYGSLSSLERQTQAQEASCADQGPLSPNALRFKDPFLLLGLQGNPPEPDGFFRGLTLSTGDSPKPAKPPKPEGLSKKSKPVPSLIPQPGPYDNIGGGAWVRNFAHYDVQSILFDLTEAATNRDSIGRKKNITSGASAASQLRPLSQATPSSPAQGGGGNGGIADDPEQSLLLDEGDGNDNELLLSCPHFRNETGGEEQVGLGRSQGRRGLWSSLRTPNDAVSVLEEPRESHIQQQGKSNYFIEHADLGAHYYRKYFYMKEHQNFFGMDDRLGPVAISFRREEKEGSSGAQYNYRIIFRTTEMKTLRGSILEESVPSAARHTTPRGLSPKRLLEFIMPELNLHCLRLASNSPKVRDTLLKLDEQGLNFQRKVGVMYCRAGQSSEEDMYNNESSGPAFEEFLDLLGERVRLKGWEKYRAQLDNKTDSTGTHSLYTRYQDYEIMFHVSTMLPYTANNTQQLLRKRHIGNDIVTIVFQEPGALPFTPKSIRSHFQHVFIIVQVHEPCTDNTYYRVAVTRSKDMPLFGPLFPKGARFPRSPALRDFLLAKAVNAENAAEKSEKFRSMATRTRQEYLKDLAENYVTTTPIDSSTKFPLLSLGGKRKDKLKGTKGAELHSAGALVWAVMVNSWGEDGEVEEHKLPCLLGVSAESVVLIERCTRRVVFNCSCRDVIGWKAVTEVKEGGPCLDIFYERGESVSIGVMETQAEDIKEVVQRLELVTRGCEAFEVTPLRDGVGQPGFLMNEEGFVTELQRFCYAESGGLQLWARVVRLCGHSLVHLSPEERTRLLRTAHKIHITVIPPDENGKPRRSFSELYQKAIKDAECKPGEDQSGEAWVLDEREEEEEEEEEEEEEEEEEREEEVTEEDMLKAGGADEVDIIEVGAVESEGNLCDKEQSERSHAMLIPPPSLPLLRATSLQDQPANQSEEGSGPQLTRSCSLERTSYRDTCDGHVYDNVGLKGDRHIYENVGELRDATPDLILAVKPKVPLEDEQFMGAEFGDDKASASDSSSRLSCVDRAERNSRALSLHNSITKILSETTDSTEEEWQSIADLATACRSILEALSREDRKAGDPSQAGADQTDGKLRDSKDSDSPGHLEEKVSQLEAMLKKLQDDLQKEKEDKAVLQAEVQSLRQNNQRLQEESQSTVARLIKVTELLCNVNKPC from the exons ATGCAGTCAGATGATCTCTTCATCCGCAAGTTTCGCCGTCAGAACATGCGGCCGCCAATTGCTACAGTGAACTTTGACCCCAAACGGGAGGCAGGTGTGGTAGAGTGGCCACCCAGGAGGGAGGGTGATGGAGTGGATGGAGACAGCCTCACTCCGAGCCGTGTGGGCTTGACCCTTAGATCAGTGGGCCGGGGCCACATCATGCAGAGAAGTAACAGTGATGTAACTTTGGGGGACTTGGACTCCTCCGGAAAGGCTGGAGGGAAATCTGCTCGAGTAGCTGGTGAGAAAGCAGGTGTAGGAGCTCAAGGGGACTCAGGTGTTCTGCTGCATAGAGAATACGGCAGCTTGTCCTCGCTGGAGAGACAGACTCAAGCCCAGGAGGCGAGCTGTGCAGATCAGGGACCTTTGAGTCCAAATGCTCTCCGCTTCAAAGACCCTTTCCTGCTTTTAGGACTGCAAGGCAACCCGCCAGAGCCTGACGGATTCTTTCGAGGTCTGACTCTTTCCACAGGGGACTCCCCAAAACCTGCCAAGCCGCCGAAGCCTGAAGGTCTAAGTAAGAAGAGCAAACCTGTGCCTTCTCTGATTCCCCAACCAGGTCCGTATGACAACATCGGGGGCGGAGCCTGGGTGAGGAATTTTGCCCACTATGATGTTCAGAGCATCCTGTTTGACCTCACTGAGGCAGCTACAAACAGAGACAGCATTGGACGGAAGAAGAACATCACCTCAGGGGCTTCAGCCGCCTCCCAGCTGAGGCCTCTCTCCCAGGCCACCCCGTCCTCACCTGCTCAGGGCGGGGGAGGCAACGGGGGGATCGCTGATGACCCCGAGCAGTCGCTGCTGCTGGACGAAGGGGACGGCAACGATAACGAACTCCTGCTTAGCTGCCCACACTTCCGCAATGAGACAGGGGGAGAGGAGCAGGTGGGTCTGGGTAGATCCCAGGGGAGGCGAGGACTCTGGTCCAGCTTACGGACCCCCAATGATGCAGTGTCGGTCCTGGAGGAGCCCAGAGAGAGTCACATCCAACAACAGGGCAAAAGCAACTACTTCATAGAGCATGCAGATCTGGGAGCCCATTACTATCGCAAATACTTCTACATGAAAG AACACCAGAATTTCTTCGGCATGGACGATCGCCTCGGTCCGGTAGCCATCAGTTTCCGTcgtgaggagaaggagggatcCAGTGGAGCTCAGTACAATTACAGAATCATCTTCCGCACCACAGAG ATGAAGACACTGCGAGGTTCCATCCTTGAGGAGTCTGTGCCTTCTGCTGCTCGACACACGACCCCCAGAGGCTTGTCTCCTAAGAGGCTACTGGAGTTCATCATGCCTGAGCTGAACCTGCACTGCCTCCGCTTGGCCTCAAACTCCCCCAAGGTCCGCGACACCCTGCTGAAACTCGACGAACAAGGG CTGAATTTTCAGAGAAAGGTTGGCGTGATGTACTGCCGGGCCGGGCAGAGCTCGGAGGAAGACATGTACAACAACGAGAGCTCAGGGCCGGCCTTTGAGGAGTTTCTGGATCTGCTTGGGGAGCGGGTGCGCCTGAAGGGCTGGGAGAAATACCGAGCTCAGCTGGACAACAAGA CGGACTCAACCGGGACACACTCTCTCTACACGCGCTACCAGGACTATGAGATTATGTTTCATGTGTCCACGATGCTGCCCTACACAGCCAACAACACGCAGCAG TTGCTGAGGAAGCGACACATTGGTAACGACATCGTGACAATCGTGTTCCAGGAGCCAGGCGCCCTGCCCTTCACTCCCAAATCCATCCGTTCTCACTTCCAGCATGTCTTCATCATTGTGCAGGTTCACGAGCCCTGCACTGACAACACCTACTACAG agtGGCAGTGACTCGTTCAAAAGACATGCCATTATTTGGCCCACTGTTCCCTAAGGGTGCCCGCTTCCCTCGCTCACCCGCTTTAAGAGACTTCCTCTTGGCAAAGGCGGTGAATGCTGAAAACGCTGCAGAGAAGTCAGAAAAGTTCCGCTCCATGGCCACCCGCACACGGCAGGAATACCTGAAGGACCTTGCAGAGAACTACGTCACCACCACACCCATCGACTCCTCCACCAAGTTCCCCCTGCTCTCTCTGGGAGGAAAACGCAAGGACAAGCTGAAGGGCACTAAAGGGGCGGAGCTGCACAGTGCCGGGGCGCTGGTGTGGGCTGTGATGGTTAACAGCTGGGGAGAAGACGGGGAGGTAGAGGAGCACAAGCTGCCCTGTCTGCTGGGGGTGTCGGCCGAGTCCGTTGTCCTCATTGAGAGGTGTACACGAAGGGTGGTGTTTAACTGCTCCTGTCGGGATGTGATTGGTTGGAAGGCGGTGACAGAGGTGAAGGAGGGGGGACCATGCTTGGATATCTTCTATGAGCGTGGAGAGTCAGTGTCTATAGGTGTGATGGAGACTCAGGCGGAGGACATCAAAGAAGTGGTGCAGAGACTGGAG CTGGTCACACGGGGTTGCGAGGCTTTTGAGGTCACCCCCCTGCGTGATGGTGTCGGACAGCCGGGCTTCCTCATGAATGAAGAGGGCTTTGTGACGGAGCTGCAGCGGTTCTGTTATGCCGAGAGCGGAGGTTTGCAGCTTTGGGCTCGTGTTGTGCGGCTCTGCGGACACTCCCTGGTTCACCTCAGCCCAGAAGAGAGAACCAGGCTGCTCCGCACAGCACACAAAATCCACATCACCGTAATCCCACCAGACGAGAACGGGAAACCTCGCAG AAGTTTCTCGGAGCTCTACCAGAAAGCCATTAAAGATGCAGAGTGTAAACCCGGCGAGGATCAGTCTGGGGAGGCCTGGGTGCTGGAcgagagggaagaagaagaagaagaagaagaagaagaagaagaagaggaagaagaagaaagggaggaagaaGTGACGGAGGAAGACATGCTGAAGGCTGGTGGGGCTGATGAAGTGGACATAATTGAGGTGGGGGCTGTGGAAAGTGAAGGGAACCTGTGTGATAAAGAGCAAAGTGAGAGAAGTCATGCCATGCTTATCCCGCCGCCCAGTTTACCTTTGCTACGAGCCACTTCTCTGCAGGACcaaccagccaatcagagcgagGAGGGAAGCGGCCCACAGCTCACACGCAGCTGCTCATTGGAGAGAACATCCTACAGGGATACATGTGACGG GCACGTGTATGACAATGTGGGACTGAAGGGCGACCGCCACATCTACGAGAATGTGGGCGAGCTGAGAGATGCCACACCTGATCTGATCCTGGCTGTCAAACCCAAAGTTCCCCTGGAGGACGAACAG tTCATGGGGGCTGAGTTTGGTGATGACAAAGCTTCTGCGAGTGACTCTTCCTCCCGGCTGTCGTGTGTTGACCGAGCTGAAAGAAATTCCAGAGCTCTGAGTCTTCATAACTCCATCACTAAGA TCCTCTCAGAGACGACAGATTCCACCGAGGAGGAATGGCAGTCCATCGCTGACCTGGCTACCGCCTGCCGTAGCATCCTGGAGGCTCTGTCACGAGAGG